In the genome of Paenibacillus sp. FSL R5-0766, one region contains:
- a CDS encoding AraC family transcriptional regulator has protein sequence MKVDVNQLAAHFAHIPFQVEGVYRYAKNPGVPQADYTDSFPGFVFPLTGKIQFQFDGTPYIFSPGKVVHGGAKMKLDQTVFHRTDWEYILVLYRICSSDLEETSFSHQHFELSTGQSPRLIELITRLWHVYNQRGGISKFQTEMLFRDVLNETLICVDHRQNSCESDVLFERVSTYIQEYYDQNLTVASLAEQNKVNRNRLSYVFRRHAGMGPAEYVLKYRINMAQQMLLASDVSVQQIAETVGIADPFYFSRVFKKQCGISPTEYRLKFINNPS, from the coding sequence GTGAAAGTAGACGTTAATCAGTTAGCAGCCCATTTTGCACACATTCCTTTTCAAGTCGAAGGAGTATATCGATATGCTAAAAATCCAGGGGTTCCCCAGGCTGACTATACCGATTCTTTTCCTGGATTTGTATTTCCTCTTACAGGAAAAATACAATTTCAATTTGATGGTACGCCCTATATTTTTTCACCAGGAAAAGTTGTACATGGGGGCGCGAAAATGAAACTGGATCAAACCGTGTTTCATAGAACGGACTGGGAATACATCCTCGTTTTATACCGGATATGTAGTTCGGACCTCGAAGAGACAAGCTTTTCTCATCAGCATTTTGAATTATCAACGGGTCAGTCCCCACGTCTGATCGAATTAATCACGCGTCTTTGGCATGTGTATAACCAGCGTGGAGGTATTTCAAAGTTTCAGACCGAGATGCTGTTTCGCGATGTACTGAATGAGACTTTAATATGTGTTGATCATAGGCAAAATAGTTGTGAATCAGATGTTTTATTCGAACGCGTCTCTACCTATATCCAAGAATACTATGATCAAAATCTGACTGTCGCCTCACTTGCAGAACAAAATAAAGTTAATCGAAATCGACTTTCCTACGTGTTTAGAAGACATGCAGGTATGGGTCCAGCAGAATATGTATTGAAATATCGTATAAACATGGCACAGCAAATGTTATTGGCAAGTGATGTGTCTGTACAACAGATTGCCGAGACCGTTGGCATTGCTGACCCCTTTTATTTTAGCAGAGTGTTTAAGAAACAATGTGGTATTTCTCCTACGGAGTATCGTCTGAAGTTCATCAATAATCCATCCTGA
- a CDS encoding HAMP domain-containing sensor histidine kinase: MSIRIKMLLSFTGMLVISLLFILLTASLYTIAATGDLQSFRDIYKVHYQINPLTEQGESIFQEMKFLAKNDPDDLQNKVLLREYDMKLRAEKSGLYVRRENSQIFESLTFNQPELKQALPAYDLNNYQIRSTFNIGERFYAYAKFDFQYSDGERGSIFVIRERSPFAELTRKLLPVMSFLLIGVLIIANLLLFRWITRSFIKPLNQLRSSAEHIKDGNLSFELQLNSNDEVGQLSEAFESMRNQLQLSYALRQQDEVNRKELISNISHDLRTPITNIKGYIEGIRDGVANTPEKMESYVNIIHSKAVSMDKLVDELFLYSKLDLNQEPFLFKTVDLADFLEDSIEELRYDLEDKGVALDWINQVSGPAMAAVDPEKLKRTVVNVVDNALKYMENEHKRFEITLQADENWITMGFKDNGRGIPEEALPYIFERFYRAEQSRNSSTGGSGLGLAIARQIIDGHGGFIWAESQPNDGTSIYIKLKRLNEERD, translated from the coding sequence ATGTCCATTCGAATAAAAATGCTGCTGTCCTTCACGGGCATGCTTGTTATAAGTCTGCTGTTCATCTTGCTTACCGCAAGTCTGTATACGATTGCGGCCACAGGGGATCTACAGAGTTTCCGCGATATATACAAGGTACATTATCAGATCAACCCCCTGACTGAACAGGGAGAATCGATCTTTCAAGAGATGAAGTTTCTGGCCAAAAATGACCCGGACGACCTGCAGAATAAGGTTTTGCTGCGTGAATATGATATGAAACTTCGAGCTGAGAAGTCAGGGCTCTACGTCAGACGGGAGAATAGTCAGATCTTCGAATCACTGACCTTCAACCAGCCAGAACTGAAGCAGGCACTGCCTGCTTATGATCTTAACAATTATCAGATTCGGAGCACCTTCAATATTGGTGAGCGATTTTACGCGTATGCAAAATTTGATTTTCAATATTCAGATGGGGAACGTGGGAGTATCTTTGTCATTCGTGAGAGAAGCCCCTTTGCGGAGCTTACTCGTAAGTTGCTGCCTGTGATGTCATTCCTGCTTATTGGTGTCCTCATCATTGCAAATCTACTCTTGTTCCGCTGGATCACGCGCAGCTTCATTAAACCCTTGAATCAACTACGAAGTTCAGCCGAACATATTAAGGATGGCAATCTATCCTTTGAACTTCAGCTAAACTCCAATGACGAGGTTGGCCAACTCAGCGAAGCGTTTGAGAGCATGCGGAATCAATTACAGCTCTCCTATGCGTTACGTCAGCAGGACGAAGTGAACCGCAAAGAGCTTATCTCCAACATTTCGCATGATCTCCGTACACCCATTACCAATATCAAAGGGTATATTGAGGGTATTCGTGACGGAGTGGCTAATACTCCGGAGAAAATGGAGAGTTATGTTAATATCATTCACTCCAAAGCAGTTAGCATGGATAAGCTGGTGGATGAACTGTTTTTGTATTCCAAGCTCGACTTGAACCAAGAACCTTTCCTGTTCAAAACAGTTGATCTCGCTGATTTCCTTGAAGATAGCATTGAAGAGCTGAGATATGATCTGGAGGATAAAGGTGTTGCCCTGGATTGGATTAACCAGGTGTCTGGTCCCGCCATGGCTGCTGTGGATCCGGAGAAGTTAAAACGTACCGTTGTTAATGTGGTGGATAATGCACTCAAATACATGGAGAATGAACATAAACGATTCGAGATTACACTTCAAGCTGATGAGAACTGGATTACGATGGGCTTTAAAGATAATGGCAGGGGAATACCTGAAGAGGCACTGCCTTATATATTTGAACGCTTCTATCGTGCAGAACAATCCCGCAATTCCTCAACGGGCGGAAGTGGACTTGGGCTGGCAATTGCTCGCCAAATCATTGATGGACATGGGGGCTTCATCTGGGCTGAAAGCCAGCCCAATGATGGTACGAGCATATATATCAAGCTGAAACGGCTGAATGAAGAGAGGGACTAA
- a CDS encoding response regulator transcription factor → MANILIIEDETTIAELERDYFELNGFSVDLCHTGDEGLKQALEGDYNLIIVDLMLPGLDGFECCRRIREVKEVPILVVSAKKEEIDKIRTFNLGVDDFITKPFSPSELVARAKAHLTRYERLLGKNKPAEQDEIHIRGLHIDKGSRRVFVNGEEVAITTKEFELLVFLASHPNRVFSKSDLFERIWGMDSTGDIATVTVHIRKLRGKLETDPKNPEYIETVWGAGYRFTA, encoded by the coding sequence ATGGCAAACATTTTGATCATTGAAGATGAAACAACGATTGCGGAACTGGAACGGGATTATTTTGAGCTCAACGGATTTTCCGTGGATCTCTGCCATACTGGAGATGAAGGCCTGAAGCAGGCACTGGAGGGGGACTATAATCTGATCATTGTTGATCTGATGCTTCCGGGACTCGACGGCTTCGAATGTTGCAGACGTATCCGCGAGGTGAAAGAGGTGCCCATCCTTGTCGTTTCCGCGAAAAAGGAAGAAATCGATAAGATCCGGACGTTCAATCTGGGAGTGGATGATTTTATTACAAAACCGTTTAGCCCAAGTGAGTTGGTTGCACGAGCAAAGGCTCATTTGACCCGATACGAGAGACTACTTGGCAAAAACAAACCAGCTGAGCAGGATGAAATCCACATTCGCGGGCTTCACATTGATAAAGGATCACGCCGCGTTTTTGTTAATGGAGAAGAGGTGGCGATTACAACCAAGGAGTTCGAGTTACTTGTATTTCTTGCGAGTCATCCCAACCGTGTATTTAGCAAATCCGATCTGTTCGAGCGGATCTGGGGCATGGATTCCACCGGAGACATTGCAACGGTTACTGTCCATATTCGCAAACTACGCGGCAAGCTGGAGACAGACCCCAAAAATCCGGAGTATATTGAAACCGTCTGGGGTGCAGGCTACCGGTTTACTGCATAA
- a CDS encoding S-layer homology domain-containing protein — protein sequence MNSTTRKIATFLTITALGTAVFPLTANQVHAATYVTNIAATTTQLNQQQIEAAIKDLNSLGIMNGYADQSMGEHRAITRAELASLVFKTFNLESKTGETVELTDVNPNAWYAPYASKLVELGIMQANDGQFNPQTQVSDAELEQVVSKAMQRDVKSVHHWMSEFYSENGTATRGETAVLLQTAHQAIPSEQAQIKSVRSLNAITLIVTFDKPLTAADEAFAKAQTDFAFSGELTLTNMPRLKTGSIATYIVPTSVQDAGEVYNLTYKGQDAGSFEGSGTKINMTTANQVTNDTFEIEALQVNSVVDYGYIISAYSGGRGANAFVLNDQEQAGGKTYQVISSMQARQVVITPEGGEPIVARYVPFTQSTDGKQEPKFRLPEGQTLKSGVKYTVSSDWANIENASFTAKSFDALVVASAQAVSETSIEVTLDQDPGDELFSGRSVTLTSPSGDVLTATYKYSSRKGATGVFDLTNDGKLTPGTSYTINPVGDWSIDSSVTLTLE from the coding sequence ATGAATTCTACAACCCGCAAAATCGCTACATTTCTAACCATAACTGCATTAGGTACAGCAGTGTTCCCGTTAACTGCGAATCAAGTACATGCAGCTACATACGTTACTAACATTGCGGCAACAACCACACAGCTTAACCAACAACAGATTGAAGCTGCTATCAAGGATCTGAATAGCTTGGGGATCATGAACGGGTATGCAGATCAATCTATGGGTGAACATCGAGCAATTACCCGTGCGGAGTTAGCTTCATTGGTTTTCAAAACGTTTAATTTGGAGAGCAAGACGGGAGAAACCGTAGAATTGACGGATGTGAATCCGAATGCATGGTATGCGCCATATGCGTCAAAGCTTGTTGAACTTGGCATCATGCAGGCTAACGATGGACAATTCAATCCGCAAACTCAAGTGTCGGATGCTGAACTCGAACAGGTCGTATCCAAAGCGATGCAACGTGATGTAAAGTCCGTTCACCATTGGATGAGCGAGTTCTACTCCGAGAATGGTACAGCAACGCGCGGCGAAACAGCAGTGCTGTTGCAAACTGCACACCAAGCTATTCCTTCGGAGCAAGCTCAAATCAAGAGCGTTAGATCACTGAATGCCATTACGTTAATTGTAACTTTTGACAAACCGCTGACAGCGGCGGATGAGGCTTTTGCCAAAGCACAAACGGACTTTGCGTTTAGTGGTGAGCTGACGTTGACCAATATGCCCCGTTTAAAAACAGGGTCAATTGCGACTTACATCGTTCCAACGTCCGTACAAGATGCTGGTGAAGTGTACAACCTGACTTACAAAGGCCAAGACGCTGGTTCCTTTGAAGGCAGCGGTACGAAAATAAACATGACAACGGCTAATCAAGTAACGAATGATACATTCGAGATTGAAGCATTGCAAGTCAACAGTGTCGTGGATTATGGTTACATCATTTCGGCTTACAGCGGTGGTCGAGGAGCTAATGCATTTGTGCTGAATGATCAAGAGCAAGCAGGAGGCAAAACGTATCAAGTTATCTCCTCCATGCAGGCAAGACAAGTTGTAATTACGCCAGAAGGTGGCGAGCCTATCGTTGCCAGATATGTTCCGTTCACACAATCCACAGATGGCAAACAAGAACCGAAGTTCCGTTTGCCTGAGGGACAAACGCTGAAATCAGGTGTCAAATATACGGTTTCTTCGGATTGGGCCAACATCGAAAATGCTTCATTTACGGCGAAATCGTTTGATGCACTAGTGGTTGCAAGTGCTCAAGCAGTGAGCGAAACCTCCATTGAAGTTACACTTGACCAGGACCCTGGGGATGAACTGTTCTCTGGTCGAAGTGTAACGTTAACTTCACCTAGCGGGGATGTTCTGACGGCTACTTATAAATATTCAAGTCGAAAAGGTGCGACGGGTGTATTCGACCTAACAAATGATGGGAAGTTGACTCCGGGTACTTCGTATACAATAAACCCAGTTGGGGATTGGAGTATCGATTCTTCGGTCACCTTGACACTGGAGTAA
- a CDS encoding ankyrin repeat domain-containing protein — MSKSLIIVVLISSMLIVQGCVPEMRNDSNVEVKAMTSADEQLFKAVEDSDTERIEQMIQAGANINVQDQSGRTATMIATYNNDLTSAKVLIEAGADVNIQDDMKNTPFLYAGAEGYLDILKLTIEAGADPAITNRYGGTALIPASEHGYVDVVQELLTQTSVDVDHVNQLGWTALLEAIILNDGNAQQQETIQLLIDYGADVNIPDRDGVSPLSHAKNKGFKEIEDILIRAGTK; from the coding sequence ATGAGTAAATCGCTGATCATCGTTGTCCTGATAAGTAGTATGTTGATCGTCCAAGGCTGCGTGCCTGAAATGAGAAACGACTCTAATGTGGAGGTAAAGGCCATGACTTCAGCAGATGAACAGCTGTTCAAGGCAGTCGAGGACAGCGATACTGAGCGCATCGAACAAATGATTCAAGCAGGCGCCAATATCAATGTTCAAGATCAGAGTGGACGAACCGCTACAATGATTGCAACCTACAATAATGATCTAACATCGGCTAAAGTGTTAATTGAAGCGGGGGCAGATGTGAATATACAGGACGATATGAAAAATACCCCGTTTCTGTATGCTGGCGCTGAAGGATACTTGGATATTTTGAAGCTGACAATCGAGGCGGGAGCGGACCCAGCGATAACGAATCGATATGGAGGGACAGCACTTATTCCAGCTTCGGAGCATGGATATGTGGATGTAGTGCAAGAATTACTGACTCAAACTTCGGTGGATGTGGACCATGTGAATCAATTGGGATGGACAGCACTACTCGAAGCGATCATTCTTAACGATGGCAATGCTCAGCAGCAGGAGACGATACAATTACTCATTGATTACGGAGCAGACGTGAACATACCGGATCGTGATGGGGTATCACCACTCAGTCATGCGAAGAATAAAGGCTTTAAGGAAATTGAAGATATTTTGATACGAGCTGGTACGAAATAG
- a CDS encoding glycoside hydrolase family 16 protein: protein MKRKSWYTLAVTGVISLFFSVSAFAGYVFWEPLTYFNASTWQKADGYSNGNMFNCTWRANNVNFTSDGKLKLGLTSSAQNKFDCGEYRTTNTYGYGLYEVSMKPAKNTGVVSSFFTYTGPAHGTQWDEIDIEFLGKDTTKVQFNYYTNGVGNHEKIINLGFDASQGFHTYAFDWQPGHIKWYVDGVLKHTATSNIPKTPGKIMMNLWNGTGVDSWLGPYNGANPLYAEYDWVKYTSN, encoded by the coding sequence ATGAAGAGGAAGTCTTGGTATACTTTGGCGGTAACTGGTGTCATCTCTTTGTTTTTTTCGGTAAGCGCTTTCGCGGGTTATGTGTTCTGGGAACCTCTAACCTATTTTAACGCAAGTACGTGGCAAAAAGCGGATGGGTATTCCAATGGGAACATGTTTAACTGTACGTGGAGGGCTAACAATGTTAATTTTACAAGTGACGGCAAGCTTAAGCTTGGTTTGACCAGCTCTGCACAGAACAAGTTTGATTGCGGAGAGTATCGTACCACGAATACGTATGGGTACGGCTTATATGAAGTCAGTATGAAACCTGCCAAGAACACAGGTGTAGTTTCCTCATTTTTCACATACACAGGCCCTGCACATGGCACCCAATGGGATGAGATTGATATCGAATTTTTAGGAAAAGACACAACCAAAGTGCAGTTTAATTATTATACCAATGGGGTTGGTAATCATGAGAAGATTATCAATCTAGGGTTTGATGCATCCCAGGGCTTCCATACGTACGCATTTGACTGGCAGCCGGGACATATCAAATGGTATGTTGATGGTGTATTGAAACATACGGCAACCAGCAATATTCCTAAAACACCCGGAAAAATCATGATGAACCTGTGGAATGGAACAGGAGTAGATAGCTGGCTCGGTCCTTACAACGGGGCCAATCCGCTCTATGCAGAGTACGATTGGGTCAAATATACGAGTAATTAA
- a CDS encoding extracellular solute-binding protein translates to MDTSKKRRVGSLVMIGVLALSAALSGCSNGNEKKTESSTPATTLELKNGKYDPPVSITYLRPWGPDVKFKSGEDQDNNVHTKWAKEKLGIELKNQWISPSTNNAFETKLRLSLASNADMPDIISYRGEFNLVRELIESGKFVDAGELFDKYASDTWKAAVNEDPSVWYPYMQDGKKIGIPILDYSYNGDPVMWIREDWMKKFNLEAPKTIDDLEVIMETFTNQDPDGNGKQDTYGLTIGFKNWLNTWMSEAGWVFGAYGTMPNQWNLTADGKLEYGSVTPGAKQALAKLQSWMSKGYIPEEAGVYDETKAAEEFTAGKAGIVVGPHWMPSWPLEDVKKNNPEAEYKAYPIPSGPNGQAGRHGTSNGNGVVLINKDMKNPEAFFTYQNYLFDHYANPKEGDEFEHGFAEGYDWVMVDGKPSTDASLTGGYAPEKYTLTFDGARIPNLSMTTLAKLASGEEATTPFEKKIKSGVPVPMLDAAKIVLDQKDIVFNQMFTGSPSMTMQMNNDILTKMEKDTFSQIVYGKTSVDAFDSFVEKWKSSGGDQITKEVNEWYDSVKSGK, encoded by the coding sequence TTGGACACAAGTAAAAAGAGACGAGTAGGCAGTTTGGTCATGATCGGAGTATTGGCCCTATCTGCAGCCTTGAGTGGGTGTAGTAACGGGAACGAAAAGAAAACTGAATCAAGTACACCAGCGACAACGTTGGAGCTCAAAAATGGGAAGTATGATCCACCAGTATCCATTACGTATCTACGACCATGGGGTCCAGACGTGAAGTTTAAGTCAGGTGAGGATCAGGATAACAACGTCCATACAAAATGGGCCAAGGAGAAACTCGGAATTGAGTTGAAAAACCAGTGGATATCTCCATCCACCAATAATGCATTTGAGACAAAACTGCGTCTATCGCTTGCTTCCAATGCAGACATGCCAGACATTATTTCGTATCGCGGCGAATTCAATCTAGTGCGTGAATTGATTGAGTCCGGAAAATTTGTCGATGCGGGGGAGTTGTTTGACAAATATGCCAGCGACACATGGAAAGCAGCCGTAAACGAAGATCCTTCCGTATGGTATCCATACATGCAAGATGGCAAAAAGATCGGTATTCCGATTCTGGACTATTCCTATAATGGTGATCCTGTCATGTGGATCCGTGAAGACTGGATGAAGAAATTCAATCTGGAAGCACCTAAAACTATAGATGATCTTGAAGTCATTATGGAAACGTTTACGAATCAAGATCCGGATGGCAATGGGAAGCAGGACACTTACGGACTCACCATTGGCTTCAAGAACTGGCTGAACACATGGATGTCTGAAGCTGGGTGGGTATTTGGCGCTTATGGTACAATGCCAAACCAATGGAATCTGACGGCAGACGGAAAACTTGAATACGGTTCCGTTACACCTGGTGCCAAACAGGCTTTGGCCAAATTACAGAGCTGGATGAGCAAAGGGTATATCCCGGAAGAAGCTGGCGTGTATGACGAGACAAAAGCAGCTGAAGAATTTACTGCCGGAAAAGCAGGTATTGTGGTCGGTCCTCACTGGATGCCATCCTGGCCGCTGGAGGATGTGAAGAAAAACAATCCTGAGGCTGAATACAAAGCGTATCCAATTCCTTCTGGTCCAAACGGTCAAGCAGGCAGACATGGTACGTCAAACGGAAATGGCGTAGTTCTAATTAACAAAGACATGAAAAATCCGGAAGCCTTTTTCACCTATCAGAACTATCTCTTTGATCACTATGCAAATCCTAAAGAGGGCGATGAGTTTGAACATGGATTTGCGGAAGGATACGATTGGGTTATGGTAGATGGGAAACCATCAACCGATGCAAGTCTTACGGGTGGTTATGCTCCCGAGAAGTACACGTTGACTTTTGATGGAGCGAGAATTCCGAATCTGAGTATGACAACACTTGCCAAGCTGGCAAGCGGTGAAGAAGCAACTACACCGTTTGAGAAAAAAATCAAATCAGGTGTACCAGTACCTATGCTTGATGCAGCCAAGATTGTTTTGGATCAAAAGGATATCGTGTTCAATCAAATGTTTACCGGTTCACCTTCAATGACGATGCAGATGAACAATGACATTTTGACGAAGATGGAGAAAGACACCTTCTCTCAAATTGTATATGGCAAAACCTCTGTGGACGCGTTCGACTCATTTGTTGAGAAGTGGAAGTCTTCAGGTGGAGATCAGATTACGAAAGAAGTTAACGAGTGGTATGATTCCGTGAAAAGCGGAAAATAG
- a CDS encoding response regulator produces MARQYRQVGERPMLQILLVDDERSVVETLAETIPWESCGIGTVHEALSGAVALEIMDNHDIDIVITDIRMPEMSGIALITAIHEKWPHVQTILLSGHADFEYAKQAIAQESFDYLLKPVSDEDLIESVQRLVHRIKEKWETAASHQRALHAFQDHLPLLQSTMLHELLTGKVYDQKTLADKLDLLELPYSVGEDLGMLIIRMEKHLSDMAHGDLALMEYAICNIISEVMHNHFHIWHTRDVHDYIVVLVSMKHSTTMSYSRSETPQTLLEQYAAQIQTNVQLYLKGAISISVSSWGKFPHEIGELYERTVMSMRKRMGQVQGLFVTASDETDANPLHTIRSLYQPPTLISLLEAGRFEDVEQKIEHIFAELLHSNEHHDIAESTFEVYFAIAGAFAYIIHKNGKQISSLIPAESYRYFQAPSYSTAQQLQDWSVRTLHYIRDDAEQELRDNHSTIVRSVKSFVDLHLAGDVSLPAIADHVHLHPVYLSKVYKAETGEALTAYVYRLRMEKAAYHLRTSTAKVFEIAELVGYNNTAYFIRVFKKFYDLTPQEYRENLPV; encoded by the coding sequence GTGGCACGACAATACAGACAAGTAGGTGAACGACCCATGCTGCAAATATTATTAGTTGACGATGAACGTTCCGTCGTGGAAACGCTGGCAGAGACCATTCCGTGGGAAAGCTGCGGGATCGGTACAGTCCATGAAGCATTATCCGGTGCAGTAGCGCTGGAAATTATGGACAACCACGACATTGACATTGTAATTACGGATATACGTATGCCCGAAATGTCAGGCATTGCACTGATTACAGCGATTCATGAAAAGTGGCCTCATGTGCAGACAATTCTTTTATCAGGTCACGCCGACTTTGAATATGCGAAACAGGCCATTGCGCAGGAAAGCTTTGATTACTTGCTGAAACCTGTTAGCGATGAAGATCTGATCGAATCCGTGCAGCGTCTTGTTCATCGAATTAAAGAAAAGTGGGAAACAGCAGCATCTCATCAAAGAGCCTTACACGCCTTTCAGGATCATCTGCCATTGCTTCAATCCACGATGCTGCATGAGTTGCTGACTGGAAAAGTCTATGATCAGAAGACGCTGGCAGACAAGCTTGATCTGCTGGAGCTTCCCTACTCCGTAGGAGAGGATCTCGGCATGCTGATTATCCGTATGGAGAAACATCTATCCGATATGGCACACGGCGACCTGGCTCTAATGGAATATGCGATATGTAATATCATAAGTGAAGTGATGCATAATCATTTTCATATCTGGCATACACGTGACGTGCACGATTACATTGTCGTTCTGGTAAGCATGAAACATTCCACAACGATGAGTTATAGCAGGAGCGAGACGCCTCAGACCCTGCTTGAGCAGTATGCGGCCCAGATTCAAACCAATGTTCAGTTATACCTGAAAGGTGCAATATCCATTTCCGTCTCCAGTTGGGGCAAGTTTCCCCACGAAATTGGAGAACTCTATGAGCGAACGGTTATGTCCATGCGTAAACGGATGGGTCAGGTGCAAGGTTTGTTTGTTACCGCTTCTGATGAAACGGATGCTAACCCTCTACATACGATTAGGTCGCTGTATCAGCCACCAACGTTGATTAGCCTGCTCGAAGCTGGTCGCTTTGAGGATGTGGAACAGAAAATCGAACACATTTTTGCGGAACTGCTGCATTCCAATGAACATCATGATATTGCCGAGTCAACCTTTGAGGTGTATTTTGCTATAGCGGGCGCGTTTGCGTACATCATTCATAAAAATGGCAAACAAATCTCTTCTTTGATTCCAGCAGAGTCCTATCGTTACTTTCAAGCTCCCAGCTATTCCACTGCGCAGCAGCTACAGGACTGGTCCGTGCGTACACTTCATTACATACGAGATGATGCTGAACAAGAGCTTAGAGACAATCACAGCACCATTGTGCGCAGCGTCAAAAGTTTTGTCGACCTTCATCTGGCTGGAGATGTATCACTGCCTGCAATTGCCGACCATGTGCATCTGCATCCAGTCTACTTGTCCAAGGTATACAAGGCGGAGACAGGTGAAGCACTTACTGCCTATGTGTACCGGTTAAGAATGGAGAAAGCAGCCTATCATTTGCGAACATCAACCGCCAAAGTGTTTGAGATTGCAGAACTTGTCGGTTACAACAATACCGCATATTTCATTCGAGTTTTCAAGAAATTTTATGATCTTACACCGCAGGAATATCGGGAAAATCTGCCGGTTTAA